A genomic window from Tolypothrix sp. PCC 7910 includes:
- a CDS encoding transposase family protein, with amino-acid sequence MISIFDYIQKYPRRAKQLLGISYDQFTDLVNYAKNSHEEEQLKLEQKKVRIHRRGGGRKELLSIPEQVCLCLFYLRQIPTFEVLGIMFGISKTLSNDTFHYWRKILRKILPSSLIEQVENKEGDLLIIQEILTNFKLLVDSVEQPIDRPSDNEEQKKFFSGKKKQHTIKNQIVSLPEGKDIIDVTVGSPGPTADIKLFREQQTKFDEKQEFTGDKAYQGGNNITTPHKKKRKQQLNEQQKEENKALSSKRIFVEHLIRIVKIFQVASQRFRLNADVYNEIVLLVCGLVRLRIGTFVLPNSAIN; translated from the coding sequence ATGATTAGTATATTTGATTATATACAAAAGTATCCACGAAGAGCAAAGCAACTTTTGGGGATTAGTTATGACCAATTTACTGACCTTGTAAACTATGCTAAAAACAGTCATGAAGAAGAACAACTCAAATTGGAACAGAAGAAAGTTAGAATACATCGTCGTGGAGGTGGACGCAAAGAATTATTATCCATCCCAGAACAAGTATGTTTGTGCTTGTTTTATCTGAGACAAATACCCACATTTGAAGTTTTAGGAATAATGTTTGGTATATCAAAAACTTTATCTAATGATACTTTTCATTACTGGAGAAAAATATTACGTAAGATTCTCCCTTCTAGTTTAATAGAGCAAGTAGAAAATAAAGAAGGAGATTTGCTCATTATACAAGAAATATTAACGAATTTTAAGTTGCTAGTTGATAGCGTAGAACAGCCTATAGATAGACCATCTGACAACGAAGAACAGAAAAAGTTCTTTTCGGGAAAGAAAAAACAGCATACTATAAAAAACCAGATAGTTTCCTTGCCAGAGGGAAAAGATATTATTGATGTTACAGTAGGCTCTCCAGGGCCAACAGCAGACATAAAATTATTTAGAGAGCAACAAACAAAATTTGATGAAAAACAAGAATTTACGGGAGATAAAGCGTATCAAGGTGGGAATAATATTACTACCCCTCATAAGAAGAAAAGAAAACAACAATTAAATGAACAACAAAAAGAAGAAAATAAAGCTCTATCAAGTAAGCGTATATTTGTTGAGCATTTAATACGTATTGTAAAAATTTTCCAAGTGGCATCACAAAGATTTAGATTAAATGCTGATGTTTATAATGAAATAGTTTTGTTAGTTTGTGGTCTAGTAAGACTGCGAATTGGCACTTTCGTATTACCGAATAGCGCCATAAATTAG
- the tsf gene encoding translation elongation factor Ts, with amino-acid sequence MAEISAKLVQELRQKTNAGMMDCKKALKENDGDIDKAIDWLRQKGITSAGKKSDRVAAEGLVDTFIQPGSQVGVLIEVNCQTDFVARNESFKALVKNLAKQAASADSVEALLAQPYIENTSATVDESIKQLIAQLGENIQVRRFVNFSLAAGKAGIVDSYIHTGGRVGVLVEVESETDAAVGNEDFQALARNSAMQVAACPNVEYVSVDEIPAEVAEKEKEVEMGRDDLSNKPQNIKEKIVQGRIEKRLKELALLDQPFIRDQSISVEDLVKQVKSKVGQDITIKRFVRYVLGEGIEKQESNFAEEVAAQMGIKS; translated from the coding sequence ATGGCGGAAATATCTGCAAAACTAGTCCAAGAGCTACGCCAAAAAACCAATGCTGGCATGATGGACTGCAAAAAAGCACTAAAAGAAAACGATGGTGACATTGACAAAGCCATAGATTGGTTACGTCAAAAGGGCATCACTTCAGCTGGTAAAAAAAGCGATCGCGTTGCAGCAGAAGGTCTAGTAGACACCTTCATCCAGCCTGGATCTCAGGTAGGTGTACTGATAGAAGTTAACTGCCAAACCGACTTCGTTGCCCGTAACGAGTCTTTTAAGGCTTTAGTTAAAAATTTGGCAAAGCAAGCAGCATCAGCTGATAGCGTTGAAGCTTTATTGGCTCAACCCTACATAGAAAATACAAGTGCAACTGTAGATGAATCCATCAAGCAATTAATTGCTCAACTTGGTGAAAATATCCAGGTGCGCCGCTTTGTCAATTTTTCATTAGCAGCAGGCAAAGCAGGTATAGTAGACAGCTATATTCACACTGGCGGTCGAGTTGGTGTATTGGTTGAGGTAGAATCTGAAACCGATGCAGCCGTTGGCAATGAAGATTTCCAAGCTTTAGCACGGAACAGCGCCATGCAGGTAGCTGCTTGCCCCAATGTCGAATATGTCAGTGTAGACGAAATACCCGCTGAAGTTGCTGAGAAAGAAAAAGAAGTGGAAATGGGGCGGGATGACTTATCCAACAAGCCACAGAACATCAAAGAAAAGATTGTTCAAGGACGGATTGAAAAACGTCTCAAGGAATTGGCTTTGCTGGATCAGCCCTTCATTCGCGATCAAAGCATTTCAGTAGAAGACTTGGTGAAGCAAGTTAAGTCTAAAGTCGGCCAAGACATCACAATCAAACGCTTTGTGCGCTATGTCTTAGGTGAAGGCATTGAAAAGCAAGAAAGCAACTTTGCTGAAGAAGTCGCTGCACAAATGGGCATTAAGTCATAA
- the recG gene encoding ATP-dependent DNA helicase RecG, giving the protein MTNETPDWIRLQKALAVEAEHGFTDLMGRQYRFSEFLSLTLGKFPIGLPSTERRRWQELALQFAKYSHLGLEDRQHLVAETRRYLYQLQQDGGEQQKNGVAEAQARNYQSKKQQITTPIVAEVSRRLAPKIDQKLSDLPEIGIRKADNLARLGLYTVRDLLYYYPRDHIDYARQVNIRELQAGETVTIVATVKRCNCFNSPKNQKLSILELILKDNTGQIKVSRFSAGARFTSRAWQESLKRRYPVGSVIAACGLVKASKYGLTLDNPELEVLANPGDTIDSLTIGRVVPIYALTEGIAANMVRQAVIAALPAAANLKDPLPSGLREKYGLMELKDAIANIHFPPDSASLQVARRRLVFDEFFYLQLSLLQRQHQAKQIQTSAILAPKGQLLEKFYEIIPFKLTGAQQRVINDILNDLQQPAPMNRLVQGDVGSGKTVVAVVAILAAIQSGYQAALMAPTEVLAEQHYRKLVSWFNLLHLPVELLTGSTKTVKRRQIHAQLETGELPLLVGTHALIQDPVNFRQLGLAVIDEQHRFGVQQRARLQQKGEQPHVLTMTATPIPRTLALTIHGDMDVSQIDELPPGRQKIQTTMLTGQQRSHAYDLMRREIAQGRQIYVVLPLVEESEKLDLRSAVDEHQKLQESVFPEFQVGLLHGRMTSAEKDEAITKFRENKTQILVSTTVVEVGVDVPNATVMLIENAERFGLSQLHQLRGRVGRGAAQSYCLLMSSSRSPDAQQRLKVMEQSQDGFFISEMDMRFRGPGEVLGTRQSGVPDFTLASLVEDEEVLILARQAAEKVIEIDATLERWYLMKEELKYRYERLMGGAILT; this is encoded by the coding sequence ATGACTAACGAGACACCCGACTGGATAAGATTGCAAAAAGCCTTGGCTGTAGAAGCGGAACACGGTTTTACAGATTTGATGGGTAGGCAATATCGCTTTAGTGAATTTCTCAGTCTGACTCTGGGCAAGTTTCCTATAGGGTTACCCTCAACTGAACGCCGTCGCTGGCAAGAATTAGCACTGCAATTTGCTAAATATTCTCATCTGGGGTTGGAAGATAGGCAGCATTTGGTAGCAGAAACTCGTAGGTATCTGTATCAATTACAGCAAGATGGTGGGGAGCAGCAAAAGAACGGGGTAGCAGAAGCACAGGCGAGAAATTATCAATCCAAAAAACAACAGATCACAACCCCGATTGTGGCTGAGGTAAGCCGGAGGCTTGCGCCTAAAATTGACCAAAAACTCAGTGATTTACCAGAAATCGGCATCAGAAAAGCTGACAATTTGGCGCGTTTAGGTTTATATACTGTACGCGACTTACTTTATTACTACCCCCGCGACCATATTGACTATGCACGTCAGGTAAATATCCGCGAGTTGCAAGCGGGTGAGACGGTGACAATAGTCGCAACGGTGAAGCGCTGCAACTGTTTTAATAGTCCGAAAAATCAGAAATTATCTATTTTAGAACTGATACTGAAGGATAACACCGGACAAATCAAAGTCAGTCGCTTTTCGGCGGGTGCAAGGTTCACTAGTCGCGCTTGGCAAGAAAGTTTAAAACGGCGCTATCCAGTGGGTAGTGTGATTGCAGCTTGCGGGTTGGTAAAAGCCAGTAAATATGGCTTGACGCTGGATAATCCCGAATTAGAAGTATTGGCAAATCCTGGTGATACGATTGATTCGTTGACAATTGGTCGGGTTGTGCCAATTTATGCCTTAACTGAGGGTATAGCGGCAAATATGGTCAGACAAGCAGTCATAGCTGCTTTACCCGCTGCGGCAAATCTCAAAGACCCATTACCCAGCGGTTTGCGAGAGAAGTATGGTTTGATGGAATTGAAAGATGCGATCGCAAATATTCACTTTCCCCCAGATAGTGCTTCTCTGCAAGTTGCCCGTCGTCGTCTAGTTTTTGACGAGTTTTTCTATTTGCAATTAAGTTTACTGCAACGGCAACATCAAGCTAAACAAATCCAAACTAGCGCTATTCTCGCTCCTAAAGGTCAGCTATTAGAGAAATTCTACGAAATTATCCCTTTTAAGCTCACTGGCGCGCAGCAGCGAGTCATTAACGATATTCTCAACGACTTACAACAACCCGCACCGATGAATCGGTTGGTGCAAGGTGATGTCGGTTCTGGGAAAACTGTGGTGGCTGTGGTGGCTATTTTAGCCGCGATTCAATCAGGCTACCAAGCGGCGCTGATGGCTCCCACTGAGGTGTTAGCAGAACAGCATTACCGCAAGTTAGTGAGTTGGTTTAACTTGCTGCATTTACCTGTGGAATTACTGACAGGTTCAACCAAAACTGTTAAACGGCGACAAATTCATGCCCAACTAGAAACAGGAGAATTACCCTTATTAGTTGGCACTCATGCCTTGATTCAAGACCCGGTGAATTTCAGGCAACTGGGGTTAGCAGTAATTGACGAACAACACCGCTTTGGGGTGCAGCAAAGGGCAAGGTTGCAGCAAAAAGGCGAACAGCCTCATGTATTAACAATGACGGCCACCCCCATTCCCCGGACATTGGCATTGACCATACACGGGGATATGGATGTTAGCCAGATTGATGAGTTACCACCAGGACGGCAAAAAATTCAAACTACAATGCTGACAGGTCAGCAACGTAGCCATGCTTACGACCTGATGCGGCGAGAAATTGCCCAAGGAAGGCAAATTTACGTGGTTCTGCCGTTGGTGGAAGAATCAGAAAAGCTGGATTTGCGTTCAGCTGTTGATGAGCATCAAAAGCTGCAAGAAAGCGTTTTTCCAGAGTTTCAAGTCGGGTTGCTTCATGGTCGCATGACTTCCGCCGAGAAGGACGAAGCTATTACCAAATTCCGCGAGAACAAAACGCAAATTTTGGTTTCAACTACCGTTGTAGAAGTTGGTGTGGACGTGCCGAATGCTACGGTAATGCTCATTGAAAATGCAGAGCGTTTTGGTTTATCACAACTGCATCAATTGCGGGGACGGGTTGGGCGTGGTGCGGCTCAATCCTACTGTTTGTTAATGAGTAGTTCTAGAAGCCCTGACGCACAACAACGGCTGAAAGTGATGGAACAGTCTCAGGATGGCTTTTTCATCTCGGAAATGGATATGCGTTTTCGCGGCCCTGGGGAAGTTTTGGGAACTCGTCAATCGGGTGTGCCTGATTTTACCCTAGCAAGTTTGGTGGAAGATGAGGAAGTTTTGATATTAGCGCGACAAGCAGCAGAGAAAGTTATTGAGATAGATGCAACTTTAGAACGTTGGTATTTGATGAAGGAAGAGTTGAAATATAGGTATGAAAGGTTAATGGGTGGGGCGATTTTAACTTGA